The sequence GCTTCGTTTTCCAACAATTCCACCTGCGGCATTATTTGGCTGGCTTTACTGGAAAGATGTTGAAAACGTTCCACTTTGCCGATTAAGCCTTGTCGCCCAACGAGTGAGGTAACTGTTTGATTATATTGATTATTGGCTGTGTTCAGCGTATTGCCTAATTTCGCTAAACGATCGGCCACCGCACACACTTGGTTATAAATTTCACCCGCTTTTTCGCTGATTTCCCGAGCTTCCGTATTCCCTCTCTCAATTCGCCATAAGTTCGCCACAGTGCGTAAAATCGGCATTAGCGTGGTGTAGGAAACCAAAATCACGTTGCGTTCGTAGCCAAAGTTAAAGAGTTGCGGATCGTGTTTCATCGCTTCAATATATGCCGGCTCAATCGGCACAAACATCAGCACAAAATCAGGGCTTTTTACACCTAACAGGGCACTATAATTTTTCTTGGAAAGTCCCTCGATATGATTTCTCAATGAACGGCAATGTTCGTCTAACGCTTGGGAAATTGCAAAATTTTCTTCGGATCTGACCGCTTGATCGTACGCCACTAACGACACTTTGCTGTCAATAATCAGATGTTTTTGGTCGGGTAGATGTACGACAAAATCGGGGGCGAAACGTCGCCCTTCTTCATCTCGAAAACTCTCTTGTGCCTGATAATGCTCACCTGCCAATAAGCCGGCGGATTGCAACGCACTTTCCAGTTGCACTTCACCCCAGTTGCCGGCAATTTTATTGTTACCTTTTAAGGCGGTGGCAAGGTTTTGTGCCTCTTCTGACATCGATACGCCAATTTGCAGCACACGTTTGATTTCTGCCTCTAAATTCGCCGAGCCTTTGAGCGATTCACTATGCACCTCATTCACTCGTTTTTGAAAGCCTTCAATTTGTTCTTTAAACGGCTTGAGTAGGGCTTCAAGCGAGCTTTGATTGGTTTCGCTAAATCGCTTACTTTTTTCGTCCAAAATTTGTTGTGCCAAATTTTGGAATTCTATATTCAGCTGTTGTTTAACTTCCACAAAATTGCGTTGTTGCTGCTCAAAATTCGCCTGTTTTTCGCATAAAGTGGTGCGTAATTCGGTCAGCTCGTTTTGTACCTCGTTTAATCGCCCAAATAACGACTGATTTTCCTGCTCTTTATGAGAAAGCGAACTTTGGCTAAATTGCAATTGTTCTTCCAAACTTTCGGCTTTCGCTTGTGCCGAACCAATGCGTTCTTTCAGTTCATTAATATAGCGTTCCAGCTGGTTTTCTTGTTGCTCGGCAAGCTCGATTTTTTGTTGAAAACGTTGTAGCTGAGCATCTCTTTCACTCAAGCGTTCGCTTACGGCTTCATATTTCGTTTGTTGTTGTACCGCCCACTGTTCCAGCTGATGTTTTTCTTGGGCTAAAACCTCATACTTTTGTTGAATTTGCTCGGATTTTGCGGTGATTATGTCGAGATCTTGGTTTAATTCATAAGCATCTCGCTGATAACGTGATTTCAAGAAAAATAGATAAATCCCTATTATCACGCAAATTGCAAGAGCGATATAAAGCCAAATTTCATCAATATTAAGTGATGTGTTCATCGGTAAAACCTTTTTCAAAAAATGCTTTTCAAAACTATTACTTTGCATTATAACAGAGCTTTCCAATATTAAGCATTTCAGTTTTATGCAAGATTTTATAGACAAAGCCAATCAATATGGGCGAGCGAAACGTCCTTTTTTCTTCTTAATTGATTTTGAGCAGGAAAAGCCGCTTATTTTTCCGCTCGAAGAGGCTCATACAAGCGGTCTTTTTTTTGAGTTTTTTTGCAAATCGAATTCAGAAAAAACCTTTGAAAAAGTGGCTAAATCTTTTGAATTTTTAGTAAATCCAATTACTTTTGCTGAATATCAAGCAGGCTTTGAATTAGTTAAGAAAGAAATTCAAGCCGGTAATAGCTATTTGCTGAATTTAAGCTATCCAACAGCCATTGAAACCAATTATTCATTAGCGGAGATTTTTACAAGTAGCAAGGCAAAATATAAATGTTATCTGCAAGATCAATTTGTCTGCTTCTCGCCTGAATGCTTTGTGCGAATTGAGCAGAACCGCATTTTTTCTTACCCGATGAAAGGAACGATTAATGCGAGCGAAGAAAATGCTGAGCAGAAATTAATGGATTCTGAAAAAGAGTTTACCGAACATAATACTATTGTAGATTTGATCCGGAACGATCTCGCCTTAGTTGCTAAAAATATTGAGGTTACAAAATATCGTTATGCGGAGAAGGTACACACCCATCGCGGGGCGATTTTGCAGACAAGTTCCGAGATCTGTGGTGAACTTGCTGAAAATTGGCAAGAAAATATAGGAGCAATTTTAGCTGCTTTATTACCAGCCGGCTCAATTAGTGGAGCGCCAAAAGAGAAAACGGTTTCCATTATTCAGCAGGCAGAACGAGGCAAGCGTGGGTACTACACGGGTATTTTCGGCTATTTTGACGGCGAAAGTTTAGAAAGTGCGGTGGCAATTCGTTACATTGAGCAAACCGAAAACGGTTTAGTGTTTCGCAGTGGCGGCGGTATTACCTCACAAAGCGTGTTGGAACAGGAATATAACGAAATTTTAGAGAAAGTCTATGTGCCGATTTCCGCTGTTTGAAACCCTCTCGATTATTGACGGGCAGATTCAAAATTTGCCCTATCATCAACAACGCTTTGAGCAAGCGGTCAGCGCCTTTTTCGGACGTAAGCCAACTTTTTCGTTAGCCCAAATTTTGCATATTCCAACAGAATTTCAACACGGGAAAATACGTTGCCGTATTGATTACAACGCCGAGCAGTTTGAGGTGAAATTTTTTCCTTATGACCCGAAACAGATTCAACAATTCCGCTGTGTGGAAGTGGAAAATTGGGACTACAGCTTGAAATACAGCGATCGCAAGCGGTTTGATTTGCTCAATATTTTGCAAAATGAAGAGGTGATTATTATCAACAATGGTAATGTAAGCGATTGTTCTATCGGTAATTTGCTCTTCTTGAAGCAAGGTATTTGGTATAGCCCTGCAAATTATTTGCTCAAAGGTACACAGTTAACCCGATTGCTTGAACAACAAAAAGTGGTTTTAACACAAATTAAAAAAGCCGATTTGCCACTTTATGAAAAGGTGATGCTGATTAATGCCTTAAATCCGTTTGATGAAGAAAGGGCATTGGCAATTTCTCAAATTGATTTTTGTGATGTAGATCGAAATTCGTAAAAAAAGTGCTTGAAACTGTATAAATAAACACTATAATAATGCGCAGTTATTTTTGGCGGCTTAGGGCTGCTTTAACCCAATAATCGTATAAAGGATAAATTATGGCGGTAGATAAAAAAAACCAAAAGAATGCGGCAGTAAAGCAAACTGATCCGGATCAAAAGGAAAAGGCGTTAGCAGCAGCCTTAGCCCAAATTGAAAAGCAATTTGGTAAAGGATCAATTATGCGCTTGGGTGATACTCAAGCACTGGATATTGAAGCAGTTTCAACCGGTTCTATTGGGTTAGATGCCGCACTTGGCATTGGTGGATTACCGATGGGGCGTATTGTTGAAATTTATGGCCCGGAATCTTCAGGTAAAACCACACTAACGTTATCTGTTGTAGCTGAAGCACAAAAAACGGGAAAAACTTGTGCTTTTATTGATGCAGAACACGCGCTAGATCCTATTTATGCACGTAAATTAGGGGTAGATACTGACGCTTTATTAATTTCTCAGCCGGATAACGGGGAACAAGCCTTGGAAATTTGTGATGCACTAGTACGTTCCGGTGCAGTTGATGTGATTATTGTAGACTCTGTGGCAGCACTTACGCCAAAAGCTGAAATTGAAGGCGATATGGGTGATTCGCACATGGGATTGCAGGCTCGTTTAATGTCTCAAGCATTACGTAAATTAACGGCTAATATTAAAGCAACTAACTGTTTGGTTGTGTTTATCAACCAAATCCGTATGAAAATCGGTGTAATGTTTGGTAACCCTGAAACCACCACAGGCGGTAATGCACTTAAATTCTATGCTTCTGTTCGTTTAGATATCCGCCGCAGCGGTGTGGTAAAAGATGGTGATGAAGTGATTGGTAGTGAAACCAAAGTGAAAGTAGTTAAAAACAAGGTTGCTCCGCCATTCCGCGAAGTCCAATTCGATATTATGTACGGTGAGGGTATCTCGCGTATGAATGAATTATTAATTCTTGCTGAAGCAAATGGTTTTATTAAAAAGGCCGGTGCATGGTTTTCCTATGACGGCGATAAAATCGGTCAAGGTAAAAATAATGCGATTAAATGGCTAAAAGAGCATCCTGAAGTAGCAGAGAAAATTGAGCAGGAAATTCGTGCTTCATTAATTAGCTCGCCAAATTTAACTGCAAGTAAATCAGATGCTGAAGACAGTGCAGATATTGATGAAGAATTTAATGACGAAGAACTATAATTAATTAAAATAAGTGCGGTTTCCTCTTAATGTGGAAATCGCATTTTTATTTAGACAATATGACGATATCAGAAACTACAGCTAAAACAAATAAGTATACAGCAGTAAATTATCTGCTATATTTACTTTCCAAACGGGATTATAGCGAGAATGAGCTCAGACAAAAGCTAAAGCAGAAAGAATATTCGCTGGAAGAAATTGATGAAGCACTTGCAAAAGCTCAAGCAAATCGTTGGCAAAGTGATGAACGTTTTTGTGTGACTTTCATTCGTTACCGCTCATCGCAAGGCATTGGACCTCGACGTTTAAAGCAAGAATTAAAGCTAAAAGGTATCAAAGATTGGTTAATCAACCAAGAATTAGAAAATGCAGAGGTTGATTGGTTTGCATTGGCTGAGCAAATTTTTGAGAAAAAACGACCGCTTGAGAGGGATCTCAAAGCCAAGCAAAAAATGTGGCGATTTATGGTTAGCCGAGGTTTTTACAACGATCATTTTAGCCATTTAATGGATATTGATTACAATGAATATGAATAAAATTACTTTTTTTAGCCGATTTGAAACAGATATTTTAAGTGGTAAAAAAACCATTACGATTCGAGATAAAGCGGAGTCCTACTTTCGTCCGAATCAAGAGTTAGATGTTTTTACTAATGAAACAGATCGCTTTTTTGCACGTATTAAAGTGCTTTCCGTCACGCCGATTAACTATGATGAACTCAATGAACAGCATGCTTTGCAAGAAAATATGAGCTTGGAACAACTTAAAGAAGTAATTCGAGCAATTTATCCAAACGATAATGAATTTTTTATGATTCACTACCAACTTATTTAAGTTTTTATTGTTTGTGAATGAAAAATATGGCACTTTTTAAATCTACTAAACAGACGGAAAAATGCCCGGAGTGTGGTTCTGCTTTGCAACTGAAACAGGGTAAAAAAGGGCTTTTTTTAGGCTGTTCGTCTTACCCTGAATGCGATTATATTAAACCTTTACATCACGCCAGCCATATTATCAAAGAGTTAGACGAACTTTGCCCCGAATGCGCTGGAAAGCTGCAGTTAAAACAAGGTAACTATGGTATTTTTATTGGTTGTAGCAATTATCCGGAATGTCACTTTATTGTGCAAGAAGAGAGTGAAGTTGAAGAAGAATTAGATTGTCCGGAGTGTAAAACGCATAAATTAGTGGCAAGACGAGGGCGTTTTGGAAAAACATTTTATGGTTGTGCCGGCTTTCCCGAATGTAAATTTACGCTAGCGAGCAAACCGATTAAACAGCAATGTAGCGAATGCGGTTGCGAATTAGCTATTATCAAAAAAGTACGTGGTAAACAAATCTATATTTGCGCTAATAAAGAGTGCTTGCATCAAACAGAAATAAAACCTAATGAATAATTTTTTAGACATTGTTAATCAATTAAAACAAGAAGAAGTTGTTGCTTACCCAACAGAGGCAGTATTTGGTTTAGGCTGCAATCCGCAAAGTGAAAAAGCGGTTCGAAAATTACTGCAGCTTAAACAACGCCCGGAGGAAAAAGGGCTTATTTTACTGGCTTCTAACTTAAGTTATTTATTACCTTACATTGATGAGAGCAAAATGAATGAATCTGCTTGGCAGCAATTAGTTCAGGTTGGGGAGCAAGCGATAACTTGGGTTGTGCCGGCAAAGGAAAGTGTGCCGGCTTATTTACGAGGAAAATTTGATTCTATTGCAGTACGCCTATGCAATCTTCCTGCAGTTGTTGAATTATGTGAAGCAACCGGTTTTGCACTCACTTCTACCAGTGCTAATTTGAGCGGACTTCCTCCATGTAGAACGGCTTTAGAGGTAAAAAAGCAATTTGGTGATGCGTTTCCGGTATTAAATGCCCCAACTTTTGAAAGAGAAAACCCCTCTGAAATTCGAGATATATTTAGCCAACAGATTTTTAGACAAGGATAACCAATGAACCAATATGCTGTATGGGGGAACCCGATTGCACAGAGTAAATCGCCTCGTATTCATCAATTATTTGGCTTACAAACCAAAAAAAATATCGAATATTTAGCGAAATTGGGCGATGAAATTGAGTTTGAGCAACAGCTAAAAGTATTTTTTGCTCAAGGTGCGAAAGGTTGCAACATTACTGCACCTTTTAAAGAACGAGCCTTTAAATTAGCTGATGAACATAGTGAAAGCTGCCTATTAGCTGAGGCGTGTAATACCTTAAAACGATTAGAAGATGGTCGATTATATGCTGATAATACCGATGGAGAAGGTTTAGCATCAGATTTGGAGCGACTAGGTTGGTTACAATCAGGGCAGAAAACCTTAATACTAGGCGCAGGTGGGGCGACTAAAGGGGTGTTATTACCGCTACTCAAAGCCGGCTTAGATATCACACTTTATAATCGAACCCATGATAAAGCGGTTATTTTAGTCGAAAAATTTGCAAAATTTGGCAAAATTCAGACCGCTTGTTTTGAGCAGCTAGAAAACCAAACGTTTGACTTAATTATTAATGCGACTTCACTTGGTTTACAGGGAGGATTTGTGGAGTTACCGCCTGCTTTACTCACTTCGGCGAAAATTTATGATATGCAATATGCGCTAGATATGTGGACTCCTTTCCTCAATTATGCTAGAAGCTGTGGTGCTACACAGTGCCAAGACGGTTTAGGGATGTTAGTCGGGCAGGCAGCTTTTGCGTTTGCGTTATGGGAGGATAAATTCCCTGATGTTGAACCGGTTCTTACGCAACTAAAAGATGAAATGCAAACTGGAAAATAACCAAAGATAACTTATTATTTTATAAACAAAAAATGTTAGATTTACATCAAAATGATGAATATCTACTCAAGCGAATCAAAAAATCATTTTTTTTTGAAAAAGTATTTGACGAGAAGCTCTAAAATCAGCATAATGCACACCGTTGACCGATATGGTGAACGCAAATGGCTACATAGCTCAGCTGGTTAGAGCACAACACTCATAATGTTGGGGTCGCAAGTTCGAATCTCGCTGTAGCCACCATTGCGGGACTGGCGAAATTGGTAGACGCACCAGATTTAGGTTCTGGCGCCGCGAGGTGTGTGGGTTCAAGTCCCTCGTCCCGCACCATTTATCGATTAACAAAATTAGTGTTGGGGTATCGCCAAGCGGTAAGGCACCGGGTTTTGATCTCGGCATCCCTAGGTTCGAATCCTAGTACCCCAGCCACTTAATTTTCAACTTTTCAAGTCTTAATCACAAGCTAACGTTAAGTTAGTTTTTTTCTTTTGGGGTATCGCCAAGCGGTAAGGCACCGGGTTTTGATCTCGGCATCCCTAGGTTCGAATCCTAGTACCCCAGCCATACTTCTCAAAGATTCTATTTTATTATTAAGTCAGTTTCTTTCTTATTAAAGATTGCTTTATTCTCTGTACGGACCTTATGATTCAAGGCATAATATAGCTAATTATTAATGTCAAAATAAGCAATAAAATGAAAAAATTCGTCGTATTAATTTCAGGAAATGGTTCTAATTTGCAAGCTATTATTGATGCCCAAAAAGCAGGCAAAATAAGCGGTCAAATTTGTGGTGTAATTTGCAATAAAGCTGACGTATATGGTTTGGTTAGGGCAGAGCAAGCCGGTATTCCAACCTTTGTGTTTTCCCGTAAGGATTATGAAAGCAATTTAGCAATGGATTTAGCTATTGCCGAACAAATTGAAAAATTGGGATCGGAATTGATTGTACTCGCCGGCTATATGAAGATTCTCACCCCTGAATTTACGCAGCGTTTTGACGGCAAAATTTTAAATATTCACCCCTCTCTATTACCTAAATATCCGGGCTTAAACACCTATGAGAGAGCACTTGATGCGGGCGAAACTGAACACGGAATGACAATTCATTTTGTGAACGAAGAGGTGGATGCCGGTGCAATCGTATTACAAGCCAAAGTGCCGATTTACCCTGAAGATAGTGTGGAAGAGGTACAGGCGAGAGTGGTGGAGCAAGAACATCGTTACTACCCACTCGTTGTGGAATGGTTTTGTACAAACCGCCTTGTCGCTAAAAACGGCAAAGCTTATTTAGATAGCGATGAGCTACCTTCAAATGGTTATGCTGCGGAGTAATTAAAAATTCTAAATGAATTAACATGCTCTGCCACAAAAACTTTGCAAACTTTCTAACAAGACAGACTGCTTGCACCCAGCTCAAATGCCGCTATCATAACCTTTGTTTTTAACCCTATTTTAGGAAAATTTTTATGTCTAAATTTAAACTTATTTTACTCACTGCAACTGTTGCCGGCTTATTTGGCTGTACGCCGACTGTTCAAAAGAAATCGGCACAGGTAGGGTATTTGAAAGCAAATATCAGCCAGGCGGAATTGAATAATACCGCGAATTACAAACGCTACAATTATTACTGTAACAACCTCACTACGGGCGAAACCTCGTTTTTGGCGACCTATTTTCCGCTATCGCGTGAAAGCCGTAAGCAAGAAAATTTTGGTATTTATTTTCAGCTAGACGGTGGTAAAGCCGAGCCGTTTGATCATCTACAAAATCGCACATTAGGTGGCAATAAGTTTGAAGTGAGCTACCGTTCCTATCAACCGATTGACGGCAGCTATATTGATTTAATCGCCCGCGAGCATAGCTCGACTTACTATCGAAATCTCAACGGCACACAAGTACCTTGGTTGGAGTGCCGTCAGGGCTAACAGCAATGGAGGCTTACCCTCCCTATGCCAACTTCTCAATCCTCCACATTTCCCGTTTCTCACCATCCATTTCAGCCTTAATGCCAAACGCCTTTGCAAGATTTTCAGCGTTTATGACCGCTTGCGTACTGCCGTTAGCGAGTAAATTGCCGTCTTTGAGCAGAATAATTTCATCACAAAAACGGTAGGCAAGCGATAGGTGATGAATGACCACCACACAGGTTTGTTGCGGTGTAAGAGCTTTAAGGCGCTGCATTATGTCAATTTGGTAATAGGGGTCGAGCGCGGCAATCGGCTCATCGGCGAGCAAAATCGAGGCGTTTTTAATGCAACAACGGGCGAGATGTACTCGCGTTTTTTCACCGCCTGAGAGCTGTTGGTAAGGTTTGTCAAGCAGATGCTGAATTGAAAACTTCTCGGCGACTGACCGCACTTTCTCCTGTTCTACCTGTGTCGGAAGTGGTTTTGCCAAGCCTAGGGCAATCACTTCGTAGGCAGAAAGCTGCCACGCCACCGGCAAATTTTGGGCAAGATAAGCGAGTTTTCCGCTCCTCTGTTGAGGGCTAAGTTCGCCGATTTTGCAATTTCCCAGCCAAATTTGACCGCTTGTAGGTGGTAAAATCCCCGCCATCGCTTTTAATAGGCTAGATTTACCCGCCCCGTTTGCCCCTAAAATGCCGATCAGTTTTCCTTGCGGCAGAACGCACGAAAGATTTTTGATGCCATAAGATAACGTGAGATCTTCAATTTTTATCATGATATTTTGTAGGGGAGGGTTTTAACCCTCCTGCTTCTCCAAACATTTATTTGGGAGGGTTACAACCCGCCCTTATGATTTTTAGGATAATTTTCGCTGTTCTGTCAATAAAATCCAAATCAAAAACGGTGCGCCGAGCAAGGCAGTGAGCGTGCCGATGTAGATATTAGAGAAAAACGGCACAAATTGCACCACAAGATCGGCGGTTAGCAACAGCAATGCCCCAATCAATGCATTCGGCAGATAGAGTTGCGACGGCGGCTTTTTCAACCAAAGTCGGGCAAGGTGTGGGGCGATTAAGCCGATAAAACCAATGGTGCCGGTTTGTGGAATAGTTGCCCCGAGCAGTAATGCCACGCCAAGACTGACGAGAAAAGAGCTACGCGGCAAGTTCACGCCCATTGTCGCGGCGGTCTCTTCGCCGAAGGTCAGCACATCAAGGTAGCGTCGGGTGGCATAAAGGCAAGCGATGCCCAGTGCGAGAAACGGCAGCGACATCAGCACCGAATCTAATCTTGCCCAAACCAGCGAGCCTTGTAGCCAGCGGTAAAGCTCCGCCAATGCCCACGGGCTTTCGGCATTGGAAAGCAGGAGCGTAATCGCTGAGCCGAGCAGCAAATTCACCGCCACACCGCTTAAAATCATCATCGTGGTGCCATGATTTTTGGCAATAAACCAGACCAACAAAAAGCTCGCCAACGCCCCCGTCATTCCACCCAACAACAGCCAGCCAAACGGCACGGAAAGGTAATAGAGCATAAACACACTCGCCGCCGTCGCTCCCGCACTACTACCGAGCAAGCCGGGGCTTGCCAGCGGGTTTTGGAATACACCCTGCATCGCATTACCTGCCAACGCCAAACTCGCCCCTGTCAGCACCGCAAGAGCAATGCGCGGCAAGCGGATTTCAAGCAACACCAAAGATCGCATATCGGTTAGCACACCTTCGCTGTTTTTGAGCGAAGCAAAGTCGCTGAGTTGGTAGTTGGCGGC comes from Mannheimia granulomatis and encodes:
- the yqfB gene encoding N(4)-acetylcytidine aminohydrolase, which codes for MNKITFFSRFETDILSGKKTITIRDKAESYFRPNQELDVFTNETDRFFARIKVLSVTPINYDELNEQHALQENMSLEQLKEVIRAIYPNDNEFFMIHYQLI
- a CDS encoding aminotransferase class IV family protein, which gives rise to MCRFPLFETLSIIDGQIQNLPYHQQRFEQAVSAFFGRKPTFSLAQILHIPTEFQHGKIRCRIDYNAEQFEVKFFPYDPKQIQQFRCVEVENWDYSLKYSDRKRFDLLNILQNEEVIIINNGNVSDCSIGNLLFLKQGIWYSPANYLLKGTQLTRLLEQQKVVLTQIKKADLPLYEKVMLINALNPFDEERALAISQIDFCDVDRNS
- the aroE gene encoding shikimate dehydrogenase, with product MNQYAVWGNPIAQSKSPRIHQLFGLQTKKNIEYLAKLGDEIEFEQQLKVFFAQGAKGCNITAPFKERAFKLADEHSESCLLAEACNTLKRLEDGRLYADNTDGEGLASDLERLGWLQSGQKTLILGAGGATKGVLLPLLKAGLDITLYNRTHDKAVILVEKFAKFGKIQTACFEQLENQTFDLIINATSLGLQGGFVELPPALLTSAKIYDMQYALDMWTPFLNYARSCGATQCQDGLGMLVGQAAFAFALWEDKFPDVEPVLTQLKDEMQTGK
- the recA gene encoding recombinase RecA; translated protein: MAVDKKNQKNAAVKQTDPDQKEKALAAALAQIEKQFGKGSIMRLGDTQALDIEAVSTGSIGLDAALGIGGLPMGRIVEIYGPESSGKTTLTLSVVAEAQKTGKTCAFIDAEHALDPIYARKLGVDTDALLISQPDNGEQALEICDALVRSGAVDVIIVDSVAALTPKAEIEGDMGDSHMGLQARLMSQALRKLTANIKATNCLVVFINQIRMKIGVMFGNPETTTGGNALKFYASVRLDIRRSGVVKDGDEVIGSETKVKVVKNKVAPPFREVQFDIMYGEGISRMNELLILAEANGFIKKAGAWFSYDGDKIGQGKNNAIKWLKEHPEVAEKIEQEIRASLISSPNLTASKSDAEDSADIDEEFNDEEL
- a CDS encoding ABC transporter ATP-binding protein encodes the protein MIKIEDLTLSYGIKNLSCVLPQGKLIGILGANGAGKSSLLKAMAGILPPTSGQIWLGNCKIGELSPQQRSGKLAYLAQNLPVAWQLSAYEVIALGLAKPLPTQVEQEKVRSVAEKFSIQHLLDKPYQQLSGGEKTRVHLARCCIKNASILLADEPIAALDPYYQIDIMQRLKALTPQQTCVVVIHHLSLAYRFCDEIILLKDGNLLANGSTQAVINAENLAKAFGIKAEMDGEKREMWRIEKLA
- the rmuC gene encoding DNA recombination protein RmuC, which produces MNTSLNIDEIWLYIALAICVIIGIYLFFLKSRYQRDAYELNQDLDIITAKSEQIQQKYEVLAQEKHQLEQWAVQQQTKYEAVSERLSERDAQLQRFQQKIELAEQQENQLERYINELKERIGSAQAKAESLEEQLQFSQSSLSHKEQENQSLFGRLNEVQNELTELRTTLCEKQANFEQQQRNFVEVKQQLNIEFQNLAQQILDEKSKRFSETNQSSLEALLKPFKEQIEGFQKRVNEVHSESLKGSANLEAEIKRVLQIGVSMSEEAQNLATALKGNNKIAGNWGEVQLESALQSAGLLAGEHYQAQESFRDEEGRRFAPDFVVHLPDQKHLIIDSKVSLVAYDQAVRSEENFAISQALDEHCRSLRNHIEGLSKKNYSALLGVKSPDFVLMFVPIEPAYIEAMKHDPQLFNFGYERNVILVSYTTLMPILRTVANLWRIERGNTEAREISEKAGEIYNQVCAVADRLAKLGNTLNTANNQYNQTVTSLVGRQGLIGKVERFQHLSSKASQIMPQVELLENEADTIKLEMVSRELLEE
- a CDS encoding FecCD family ABC transporter permease, whose amino-acid sequence is MNKLNVFLLGLLVLICAFAANYQLSDFASLKNSEGVLTDMRSLVLLEIRLPRIALAVLTGASLALAGNAMQGVFQNPLASPGLLGSSAGATAASVFMLYYLSVPFGWLLLGGMTGALASFLLVWFIAKNHGTTMMILSGVAVNLLLGSAITLLLSNAESPWALAELYRWLQGSLVWARLDSVLMSLPFLALGIACLYATRRYLDVLTFGEETAATMGVNLPRSSFLVSLGVALLLGATIPQTGTIGFIGLIAPHLARLWLKKPPSQLYLPNALIGALLLLTADLVVQFVPFFSNIYIGTLTALLGAPFLIWILLTEQRKLS
- the recX gene encoding recombination regulator RecX: MTISETTAKTNKYTAVNYLLYLLSKRDYSENELRQKLKQKEYSLEEIDEALAKAQANRWQSDERFCVTFIRYRSSQGIGPRRLKQELKLKGIKDWLINQELENAEVDWFALAEQIFEKKRPLERDLKAKQKMWRFMVSRGFYNDHFSHLMDIDYNEYE
- the purN gene encoding phosphoribosylglycinamide formyltransferase, with the translated sequence MKKFVVLISGNGSNLQAIIDAQKAGKISGQICGVICNKADVYGLVRAEQAGIPTFVFSRKDYESNLAMDLAIAEQIEKLGSELIVLAGYMKILTPEFTQRFDGKILNIHPSLLPKYPGLNTYERALDAGETEHGMTIHFVNEEVDAGAIVLQAKVPIYPEDSVEEVQARVVEQEHRYYPLVVEWFCTNRLVAKNGKAYLDSDELPSNGYAAE
- a CDS encoding type I DNA topoisomerase, with amino-acid sequence MALFKSTKQTEKCPECGSALQLKQGKKGLFLGCSSYPECDYIKPLHHASHIIKELDELCPECAGKLQLKQGNYGIFIGCSNYPECHFIVQEESEVEEELDCPECKTHKLVARRGRFGKTFYGCAGFPECKFTLASKPIKQQCSECGCELAIIKKVRGKQIYICANKECLHQTEIKPNE
- a CDS encoding aminodeoxychorismate synthase component I, with product MQDFIDKANQYGRAKRPFFFLIDFEQEKPLIFPLEEAHTSGLFFEFFCKSNSEKTFEKVAKSFEFLVNPITFAEYQAGFELVKKEIQAGNSYLLNLSYPTAIETNYSLAEIFTSSKAKYKCYLQDQFVCFSPECFVRIEQNRIFSYPMKGTINASEENAEQKLMDSEKEFTEHNTIVDLIRNDLALVAKNIEVTKYRYAEKVHTHRGAILQTSSEICGELAENWQENIGAILAALLPAGSISGAPKEKTVSIIQQAERGKRGYYTGIFGYFDGESLESAVAIRYIEQTENGLVFRSGGGITSQSVLEQEYNEILEKVYVPISAV
- a CDS encoding Sua5/YciO/YrdC/YwlC family protein, with amino-acid sequence MNNFLDIVNQLKQEEVVAYPTEAVFGLGCNPQSEKAVRKLLQLKQRPEEKGLILLASNLSYLLPYIDESKMNESAWQQLVQVGEQAITWVVPAKESVPAYLRGKFDSIAVRLCNLPAVVELCEATGFALTSTSANLSGLPPCRTALEVKKQFGDAFPVLNAPTFERENPSEIRDIFSQQIFRQG